Proteins co-encoded in one Pocillopora verrucosa isolate sample1 chromosome 1, ASM3666991v2, whole genome shotgun sequence genomic window:
- the LOC131789260 gene encoding pyroglutamylated RF-amide peptide receptor-like yields MAKEDEMYIAFGYIIYSLSLVLSVAGNSLVLFVCYRSIKRQGCLLKWFIANLAVADLTFALLSTLDAIADHWTWVGGKITCKLQSFFIEACYTLSITTLSLISFERLKAVVEPFRRIAITTKSVYRKLIISWIVSLLVASPLLYAYQTQANDEGTILCTNDTLGDLGRQIYYSIHAIGFFLGPLIFMIYAQAKIFSTLRSSAKVSPRKNTFTAMRSRQHLKVAKPLAALTLAFAACWSPFFFVRALRYFHVTNDEYMWRATQFLIFLNTLLDPIIYGIYRERENVKAVFKLLFSCANI; encoded by the coding sequence ATGGCCAAAGAAGACGAAATGTATATTGCATTCGGTTACATTATTTACTCACTGTCGCTGGTGCTATCAGTGGCAGGAAACTCCCTcgttctttttgtttgctacCGTTCAATAAAGAGGCAAGGGTGTTTACTAAAATGGTTCATAGCCAATCTAGCCGTCGCTGATCTAACGTTTGCATTGTTGTCTACACTAGACGCGATAGCCGATCACTGGACCTGGGTTGGAGGAAAGATCACTTGTAAGCTGCAAAGTTTCTTCATAGAAGCCTGTTATACATTATCCATAACAACCCTTTCTCTTATAAGCTTTGAGCGACTCAAGGCTGTTGTTGAACCATTTCGACGAATAGCGATTACTACGAAGAGTGTATATAGAAAATTGATTATCTCGTGGATTGTTAGCTTGCTTGTTGCCTCACCCTTACTTTATGCCTACCAGACGCAAGCTAACGACGAAGGAACAATTCTCTGCACCAACGACACGCTTGGAGATTTGGGAAGACAAATCTACTACAGTATTCATGCCATTGGTTTTTTCCTGGGTCCTCTTATCTTCATGATTTATGCCCAGGCTAAAATCTTCTCAACTCTGCGCTCTAGCGCAAAGGTTTCTCCcagaaaaaatacttttacagcTATGCGTTCCAGACAGCATCTAAAGGTCGCCAAACCTCTAGCAGCTCTTACATTAGCGTTTGCAGCTTGCTGGTCGCCCTTTTTCTTTGTTCGAGCGTTGAGATACTTTCACGTAACAAACGACGAGTACATGTGGAGAGCAACgcaatttttgatatttttgaacACGTTATTAGATCCAATAATTTATGGTATCTACAGAGAGCGCGAGAATGTTAAAGCAGTTTTCAAACTCTTATTCTCCTGTGCAAATATTTAG
- the LOC131789340 gene encoding QRFP-like peptide receptor, protein MTTSDDFPIAILVSFSVFYSTCFMLSTIGNTWVLLRCYKNLKQRYYPFMLLLTNLASADLLFTFLTIFNGIGFLEQWIGGNITCKLQGFLLEASYTTSVTTLVAISHQRLRALVDPFSVRISSWSKSQRIKLILMWTSSLLVCSPLVYIYRVKTNENGDVVCVTTTRGNRIPQIFYSVHTTIFFVIPMLYMIIIQSRIYRSLRVVPIIRNSSCFILQLNKRHRKAAKTLAALSTAFVICWSPFMVIRTLLQFHLASPGLVWRMSQLLIFFNAGLDPLLYGYYGGNMKSSLRRILCR, encoded by the coding sequence ATGACGACAAGTGACGACTTTCCTATAGCCATTTTGGTGTCATTCTCGGTATTTTACAGTACGTGTTTCATGCTATCGACCATTGGCAATACTTGGGTGTTGTTACGCTGCTACAagaatttgaaacaaagatACTATCCATTCATGTTGCTGTTGACAAATTTAGCATCGGCAGATCTTCTCTTTACTTTCCTAACGATTTTTAATGGTATCGGATTCTTGGAACAGTGGATCGGTGGGAACATTACCTGCAAACTCCAAGGATTCTTGCTCGAGGCGAGCTACACAACTTCAGTAACTACACTTGTGGCCATAAGCCATCAAAGACTTCGGGCTCTTGTCGACCCATTCAGCGTTCGAATCAGCAGTTGGAGCAAAAGTCAACGCATAAAACTCATTTTAATGTGGACTTCTAGCTTGCTTGTATGCTCTCCTTTGGTATATATCTATCGCgttaaaacaaatgaaaacggCGACGTTGTTTGTGTTACGACGACGAGGGGAAATAGAATTCCGCAAATTTTTTATAGTGTTCACACAACAATATTCTTTGTTATACCGATGTTGTATATGATAATTATACAGAGCCGCATTTATCGTTCTCTGCGAGTCGTGCCTATAATCAGAAACTCCTCgtgttttattttgcaattaaatAAACGCCACAGGAAGGCTGCCAAGACACTTGCTGCTCTTAGTACAGCGTTTGTGATATGTTGGTCCCCGTTCATGGTCATACGAACGCTGCTTCAATTCCACTTGGCGTCCCCTGGTTTAGTTTGGAGGATGTCTCAGCTTTTAATCTTTTTCAATGCTGGGTTAGATCCTCTGTTGTATGGTTATTATGGAGGAAATATGAAGTCTTCCCTGAGGAGAATTCTATGTCGCTAA